The following are from one region of the Pseudazoarcus pumilus genome:
- a CDS encoding DsbC family protein: MRLKQLNRAVLAAVLIAPAAHADEAAVEKALEEFIGPETVDAVRKIEYGGLYEVVLRNGHLVYTDDKGSFIIDGRIIDTVTKLDVTQERRNELASIDFSTLPLERAVKQVRGNGERIIASFEDPNCGYCKRLGGELATLDNVTLYTFLYPVLGEDSDTKSRNIWCAEDRAETWNAWILDGETPPVAECDTAAIDANIQLGQQLRIEGTPTLFFADGRRVGGFMRAPQIEEVFAEVEAETKP; this comes from the coding sequence ATGCGATTGAAGCAACTCAACCGGGCGGTGCTCGCTGCCGTCCTGATCGCCCCCGCCGCCCACGCTGACGAAGCCGCCGTCGAAAAGGCCCTGGAGGAGTTCATCGGGCCCGAGACGGTCGACGCGGTGCGCAAGATCGAGTACGGCGGACTCTACGAAGTGGTGCTGCGCAACGGCCACCTCGTGTATACCGATGACAAGGGCAGCTTCATCATCGACGGTCGCATCATCGATACGGTCACGAAACTGGACGTCACGCAGGAACGTCGCAACGAACTGGCCTCGATCGATTTCTCGACGCTGCCGCTGGAGCGCGCCGTCAAGCAGGTGCGCGGAAACGGCGAACGCATTATCGCCAGTTTCGAAGACCCCAATTGCGGCTACTGCAAGCGGCTTGGCGGCGAACTGGCCACGCTCGACAACGTCACCCTCTACACCTTCCTGTATCCGGTGCTGGGCGAGGATTCCGACACCAAGTCGCGCAACATCTGGTGCGCCGAGGATCGGGCCGAGACCTGGAACGCCTGGATCCTGGACGGCGAGACGCCCCCCGTGGCCGAGTGCGATACCGCCGCGATCGACGCCAACATCCAGTTGGGTCAGCAGTTGCGCATCGAGGGGACGCCGACCCTGTTCTTCGCGGACGGCCGCCGCGTCGGCGGATTCATGCGTGCACCGCAGATCGAGGAAGTCTTCG
- a CDS encoding glycosyltransferase family 4 protein has translation MNETRILSEELWREPHLRIALVTETYSPEINGVAMTLERMVGGLIARGHRVQLIRPRQGRTDDARHDDGFDEVLAHGWKVPRYEGLLFGLPARSLLSRSWSRQRPDLVHVATEGPLGWSAVSAAARLRIPVTSDFHTNFDHYSGHYGLGWLRQPVGAYLRRFHNRTARTFVPTKAMAHALQERGYRRLFVVARGVDTALFRPAARSIELRREWGVGDDDPVVLSVGRLAAEKNLWLTVRAFRAIAERRPTARMVFVGDGPLRAALAAQAPDAIFAGVRTGEELAAHYASADVFLFPSLTETFGNVTLEALASGLAVVAYDCAAAAELVRDGDNGLLADAGDETGFVMQAVRAAGDAQLRARLAGSARALACEQDWEAVNDRFAAELVTVWCEATGATPTTSPSAITSRDG, from the coding sequence ATGAACGAGACCCGCATCCTTTCCGAAGAACTTTGGCGCGAGCCGCACCTGCGCATCGCGCTCGTCACCGAAACCTATTCGCCAGAGATCAACGGCGTCGCGATGACGCTGGAGCGCATGGTCGGCGGCCTCATCGCGCGCGGACATCGCGTCCAGTTGATTCGGCCTCGCCAGGGACGCACGGACGATGCGCGTCACGACGACGGGTTCGACGAAGTCCTCGCACATGGCTGGAAGGTTCCGCGCTATGAAGGGCTGCTGTTCGGCCTGCCGGCGCGTTCCCTGCTGAGCCGTTCGTGGTCGCGACAACGGCCGGATCTGGTGCATGTGGCTACCGAAGGCCCGCTGGGATGGAGTGCCGTGTCGGCGGCTGCGCGACTGCGCATTCCGGTGACGTCCGACTTCCATACCAATTTCGACCACTACAGCGGCCACTACGGGCTCGGATGGTTGCGCCAACCGGTCGGGGCCTACCTGCGCCGCTTTCACAACCGCACGGCGCGCACCTTCGTTCCGACCAAGGCGATGGCACATGCCCTGCAGGAGCGCGGCTATCGTCGGCTCTTCGTCGTCGCGCGAGGCGTGGATACCGCGTTGTTCCGTCCCGCTGCACGCAGCATCGAGTTGCGGCGCGAATGGGGCGTGGGCGACGACGATCCCGTGGTGCTTTCGGTGGGCCGGCTCGCGGCCGAGAAGAATCTGTGGCTGACCGTACGCGCGTTCCGCGCGATCGCCGAGCGCAGGCCGACGGCTCGGATGGTATTCGTCGGTGACGGTCCCTTGCGTGCGGCGCTGGCCGCACAGGCGCCGGACGCGATATTCGCCGGGGTGCGAACCGGCGAGGAACTCGCCGCACACTACGCATCGGCTGATGTGTTCCTGTTTCCCAGCCTGACCGAGACCTTCGGCAACGTGACGCTCGAGGCGCTGGCCAGCGGACTCGCCGTGGTCGCCTACGATTGCGCGGCGGCAGCGGAACTCGTGCGCGATGGCGACAACGGCTTGCTCGCGGACGCGGGCGACGAGACCGGATTCGTGATGCAAGCGGTGCGCGCGGCGGGCGATGCGCAGCTGCGTGCGCGACTTGCCGGCTCCGCTCGTGCGCTCGCGTGCGAACAGGACTGGGAAGCGGTCAACGACCGGTTTGCAGCGGAACTCGTTACGGTGTGGTGCGAGGCGACCGGCGCAACACCGACCACGAGCCCGAGTGCGATCACGTCGCGAGACGGATGA
- a CDS encoding UDP-2,3-diacylglucosamine diphosphatase, translating into MTKVRALFISDVHLGTRACQAERLLDFLRAYESEYVYLVGDIVDFWAMNRSIQWTSAHNTVVQKILRRARHGERVIFIPGNHDEALREYDGVAFGDIRIENEWVHETADGQRFWLIHGDEYDQVTRHHRWVAVLGDVAYDALVRINLLLSRARRLLRMPGYWSLAGFAKQKVKKAVSFIFDFEDAIAHAARQRGMDGVICGHIHWPSDRMVDGVRYLNCGDWVDSCCGLVEYLDGRIEIVHWKDLASPASSSAEVVAMPQANCAPLADDEGVLARRSARG; encoded by the coding sequence ATGACCAAAGTACGTGCGCTGTTCATCTCGGACGTGCATCTCGGAACCCGGGCTTGCCAGGCCGAACGCCTGCTCGATTTCTTGCGCGCCTACGAATCGGAGTACGTCTATCTGGTCGGGGACATCGTCGATTTCTGGGCGATGAACCGTAGCATCCAGTGGACGTCCGCGCACAACACGGTGGTGCAGAAGATCCTGCGCAGGGCGCGTCACGGCGAGCGCGTGATCTTCATTCCCGGCAATCACGACGAGGCACTGCGCGAGTATGACGGGGTGGCCTTCGGCGACATCCGCATCGAGAACGAGTGGGTGCACGAGACGGCCGATGGCCAGCGCTTCTGGCTGATTCACGGTGACGAGTACGATCAGGTGACGCGTCATCACCGCTGGGTGGCGGTGCTCGGGGACGTCGCCTACGATGCCCTGGTGCGCATCAACCTGTTGCTCTCGAGAGCGCGGCGCCTGCTGCGCATGCCGGGCTACTGGTCGCTCGCAGGCTTCGCCAAGCAGAAGGTCAAGAAGGCCGTAAGCTTCATCTTCGATTTCGAGGACGCGATTGCCCACGCCGCGCGTCAGCGCGGCATGGACGGCGTGATCTGCGGTCACATCCACTGGCCTTCGGACCGCATGGTCGACGGTGTTCGCTACCTCAACTGCGGAGACTGGGTCGATAGCTGTTGCGGTCTCGTCGAATACCTGGACGGCCGCATCGAGATCGTGCACTGGAAGGATCTGGCAAGCCCCGCGTCGTCGTCGGCCGAAGTGGTCGCGATGCCGCAGGCGAACTGCGCGCCGCTTGCAGACGACGAGGGCGTACTCGCACGCCGCAGCGCACGCGGGTGA
- a CDS encoding UbiH/UbiF family hydroxylase, protein MEFDVLIVGGGLAGASLAVALRGTQRRVAVVEPRAPQRPAGWDQRIYAISPASRAYLDDIGIWAHLDPSRLAPVREMAIFGDVDGHLHFSAYEAGLAELACIVESSHMQVEMWETLRRQHNVSLFSPASARSITPGEQSVAIELDDGRVLRTRLLVAADGANSVVRETLGIAARTTPYNELGVVANFTCERPHDGIARQWFRDDGVLAWLPLPGNRVSMVWSAPDAHAQTLLALDPRALADAVASAGGHALGQLTAESEAAAFALRLMRVDEIVRERVVLIGDAAHTIHPLSGHGINLGFGDAAALAARIAALPAWRDPGELAVLRAYARERAEEPRLLQGVTDALDRLFKTRHPLLRFARNSGMNLTDRLPVLRSALVRYATSGKF, encoded by the coding sequence ATGGAATTCGATGTGCTCATCGTCGGAGGGGGGCTTGCAGGTGCGAGCCTCGCCGTCGCATTGCGTGGCACGCAGCGCCGCGTGGCGGTGGTCGAGCCGCGTGCGCCGCAGCGCCCCGCTGGCTGGGATCAACGAATCTATGCAATCAGCCCGGCGAGCCGCGCCTACCTCGATGATATCGGCATCTGGGCGCATCTGGACCCTTCCCGGCTGGCGCCCGTGCGCGAGATGGCCATCTTCGGCGACGTCGATGGCCACCTGCACTTTTCGGCCTATGAGGCGGGCCTGGCCGAACTTGCATGCATCGTCGAGTCGTCGCACATGCAGGTCGAGATGTGGGAGACGCTGCGACGCCAGCACAACGTCTCGCTGTTCAGCCCGGCGAGTGCGCGCTCCATCACTCCCGGCGAGCAGTCCGTGGCGATCGAGCTCGACGACGGCCGCGTGCTGCGAACCCGCTTGCTGGTTGCCGCCGACGGTGCGAATTCGGTCGTGCGAGAGACTCTGGGCATTGCTGCGCGCACCACGCCCTACAACGAGTTGGGCGTGGTCGCGAACTTCACCTGCGAGCGGCCGCATGATGGTATTGCGCGCCAGTGGTTTCGCGACGACGGCGTACTCGCTTGGCTGCCCCTGCCGGGCAATCGCGTGTCGATGGTATGGTCTGCCCCCGATGCACACGCGCAGACCCTGCTCGCGCTCGACCCGCGAGCCCTGGCCGATGCGGTCGCGAGCGCCGGTGGGCATGCCCTGGGCCAACTGACCGCCGAGAGCGAAGCGGCCGCCTTCGCGTTGCGCCTGATGCGCGTAGACGAGATCGTGCGCGAGCGCGTGGTGCTGATTGGTGACGCCGCGCACACCATCCACCCGCTGTCGGGCCACGGCATCAACCTGGGTTTCGGCGATGCCGCCGCGCTCGCCGCGCGCATCGCGGCCTTGCCGGCCTGGCGTGATCCGGGGGAACTGGCGGTACTGCGCGCTTATGCACGCGAGCGTGCCGAGGAGCCAAGGCTGCTGCAGGGTGTCACTGACGCGCTCGACCGATTGTTCAAGACGCGTCATCCGCTGTTACGCTTCGCGCGCAACAGCGGCATGAACCTCACCGACCGCTTGCCGGTCCTACGCAGTGCGCTGGTGCGTTACGCGACCAGCGGAAAATTCTGA